The Planococcus liqunii genome includes a region encoding these proteins:
- a CDS encoding ParA family protein, with protein MGRIIAIANQKGGVGKTTSSVNLSACLAYLGQKVLLIDIDPQGNATSGVGVNKGDVDQCIYEVLIDDVDVKDTIKETKVENLHVVPATISLAGAEIELVSTISREVRLKHALQEVKELYDYIIIDCPPSLGLLTINSLTASDAIIIPVQCEYYALEGLSQLLSTIRLVQKHLNHDLAIDGVLLTMLDARTNLGIQVIEEVKKYFQDKVYRTIIPRNVRLSEAPSHGEPIIIYDPKSRGAEVYLELAREVIKNG; from the coding sequence GTGGGTAGAATTATTGCGATCGCCAATCAAAAAGGCGGCGTAGGAAAAACAACATCTTCAGTAAACTTGAGTGCCTGCCTTGCTTATTTGGGCCAGAAAGTTCTCTTAATAGATATCGACCCCCAAGGAAACGCGACGAGTGGGGTCGGGGTAAACAAAGGCGACGTTGACCAGTGCATTTACGAAGTGCTGATTGATGACGTGGATGTGAAAGACACCATCAAGGAAACGAAAGTTGAAAATCTTCACGTAGTGCCTGCAACCATTTCGCTGGCAGGTGCAGAAATTGAACTGGTTTCCACTATTTCAAGAGAAGTGCGCCTCAAGCATGCGCTCCAGGAAGTAAAAGAACTTTACGATTACATTATCATTGATTGTCCTCCATCATTGGGGTTATTGACGATCAACTCGTTGACTGCCTCGGATGCAATTATTATTCCGGTACAATGTGAATACTATGCATTGGAAGGATTGAGCCAGTTGTTGAGCACCATCCGCCTTGTCCAGAAACATTTAAACCATGACCTGGCAATTGACGGCGTCCTGTTGACGATGCTCGATGCACGGACGAACTTAGGAATTCAAGTAATTGAAGAAGTAAAAAAGTATTTCCAGGACAAAGTTTACCGGACGATCATTCCGCGGAACGTACGATTAAGCGAAGCGCCAAGCCACGGTGAACCGATCATTATATATGATCCAAAATCCCGTGGGGCAGAAGTGTACTTAGAATTAGCAAGGGAAGTGATTAAGAATGGCTAA